One window of Pseudomonas urmiensis genomic DNA carries:
- a CDS encoding FecR family protein: protein MNQDRLSPNEEDAITDAAAHWCMRLNAEDCTAAEREAFDQWLAADPRHVEEYRAMQDIWCTADLLPRHPPVVDLAARRPRPSRSWRPLASAAALALLALPLAGWVGWEQGWLPNHYQHFEASDRQQQVRLSDGSVVELNLNSELRYFNFKDQRQVTLIKGEAFFKVSHDSNHPFIVRAGHGQTRVTGTQFNVWKYQDQVKVTLVEGSVLVSSNGAEGGYRLGPGMQASYHLGDFEPQLAQSDDYDNSLAWRNGKLILDNLSLSQALPVINRYLDKPLLLADESTGTIRVSGVYNTREVSRLVDNLPKVLPVYLTRSKDGSTVLNRISPFSNKG, encoded by the coding sequence ATGAACCAAGACCGCCTCAGCCCCAATGAAGAAGATGCCATTACCGATGCCGCCGCGCATTGGTGCATGCGCCTGAACGCCGAAGACTGCACGGCGGCTGAGCGCGAGGCCTTCGATCAGTGGTTGGCGGCAGACCCTCGGCATGTCGAAGAATACCGGGCGATGCAGGACATCTGGTGCACCGCCGACCTGCTGCCACGCCACCCGCCAGTGGTCGACCTTGCCGCACGCCGCCCTCGCCCCAGCCGTAGTTGGCGGCCATTGGCCTCGGCCGCTGCGCTTGCCTTGCTGGCGCTGCCCCTGGCTGGCTGGGTCGGCTGGGAACAAGGCTGGTTGCCCAATCACTATCAGCACTTCGAGGCCAGTGACCGCCAGCAACAGGTCAGGCTCAGTGACGGCAGCGTGGTCGAGTTGAACCTGAACAGCGAATTGCGTTACTTCAATTTCAAGGACCAACGCCAGGTCACCTTGATCAAGGGTGAGGCATTCTTCAAGGTCAGCCACGACAGCAACCACCCGTTCATTGTCCGAGCAGGTCACGGCCAGACCCGGGTCACTGGCACTCAGTTCAACGTGTGGAAGTATCAGGATCAGGTCAAAGTGACGTTGGTGGAAGGCTCGGTGCTGGTCAGCAGCAACGGTGCCGAGGGTGGCTATCGCCTTGGCCCCGGCATGCAGGCCAGCTATCACCTGGGCGATTTCGAGCCGCAGTTGGCGCAAAGCGACGATTACGACAACAGCTTGGCCTGGCGTAACGGCAAGTTGATCCTGGATAACCTCAGCCTGTCCCAGGCCCTGCCGGTGATCAACCGCTATCTGGACAAACCTTTGCTGCTGGCCGATGAAAGCACCGGCACGATTCGCGTCAGCGGTGTCTACAACACCCGCGAAGTCAGCCGCCTGGTAGACAACCTGCCCAAGGTGCTGCCGGTCTACCTGACCCGCAGCAAGGACGGCAGTACCGTCCTTAACCGCATCTCGCCGTTCAGCAACAAAGGCTGA